In a single window of the Litorilituus sediminis genome:
- a CDS encoding type I restriction endonuclease subunit R → MKFTEAQLEAAIIELLGEQGYPYTSGSELARDPEQVIIENDLRDYLASRYAQDDITSNEIDTIIKQLENLPASDLYESNKIFCKWLSDGFLLKREAGSKPGEPSKKDLYIQLIDYDDVALSKRELIDLPMVAEQSAPYNHDSRESKQYNIFKIVNQLEIDSLSADNSKRIPDGILYINGLPVVVFEFKSAIREEQASIHDAYVQLTTRYRRDIPQLFVFNALCVISDGVNNKMGNVFAPYDFYYAWRKITGDESIEQDGINALHTMIQGLFDKERLCDVIRNFIYFPDKSKGEVKIVCRYPQYYAARKLFDNIKKERKVISVDGNVEGGSGKGGTYFGATGCGKSFTMQFLSRLLMKSVEFESPTIVVITDRTDLDDQLSQQFANAKAYIGDEHIVSVESRDQLRQLLKGRQSGGVFLTTIHKFTEDIELLTERTNVICISDEAHRSQVNLDQKVSITEKGVKRTFGFAKYLHDSLPNATFVGFTGTPIDATLDVFGKVVDAYTMSESVKDEITVRIVYEGRAAKVLLNNAKLEEIEAYYKQCEESGSNEHQIEESKKATSSMNSILGDPDRIRTLAKDFVDHYEQRIKEGSTIKGKAMFVSSSREIAYLFYQELEEIRPDWFVVKEAEDIELYSEQEKKGAISAGKLAKPMERVKMVMTRGKDDPEELYNLLGTKEYRKELDRQFKNEKSNFKIAIVVDMWLTGFDVPFLDTIYIDKPLQKHNLIQTISRVNRKFSGKHKGLVVDYIGIKTAMNKALAQFSKSEDTNFEDINQSVIAVKDHLDLLNRIFHKFDSSPYFTGKPVAQLNCLNNAAEFVLSVGKLEKRFMALVKRLKAAYDVCCGSEKLSQQERDFIHFYLAVRSIIYKLTKGDAPDTAQMNAKVREMISEALKSDGVEEIFKLGEGDGEIDIFDEDYLAKISKIKLPNTKIMLLQKMLAKAIDEMKKVNLAQGVDFTKRFKALVDKYNERKEEDVLVSEVLEDFSDEIINMFTDLKTEMDSNDDLGISFEEKAFYDILKSLAVKYDFSYPEDKLIELAQAVKEVVDDKAKYTDWNNRDDIKAELKVDLIMLLAKFGYPPVSRDEVYKEIFAQAENFKKNR, encoded by the coding sequence ATGAAATTTACAGAAGCACAACTAGAAGCCGCTATTATTGAGTTATTGGGCGAACAAGGCTATCCGTATACATCAGGTTCAGAACTCGCTAGAGACCCTGAACAAGTAATCATTGAAAATGATTTACGTGATTATTTAGCTAGCCGTTATGCACAAGATGATATTACGTCAAATGAAATTGATACCATCATCAAGCAACTAGAAAACCTGCCAGCTAGTGACTTGTACGAAAGCAATAAAATCTTCTGTAAATGGTTAAGTGATGGCTTTTTGTTAAAACGAGAAGCTGGCAGTAAGCCTGGTGAGCCGTCTAAAAAAGACTTATATATCCAGCTGATTGACTACGATGATGTTGCACTATCGAAAAGAGAATTGATTGATTTACCAATGGTTGCTGAACAAAGTGCGCCATATAATCATGATTCTCGTGAAAGCAAACAGTACAATATTTTTAAAATCGTTAATCAGCTTGAAATTGATAGCCTATCTGCTGATAACTCAAAACGCATCCCAGACGGCATTTTATACATTAACGGCCTACCTGTGGTGGTGTTTGAATTTAAAAGTGCCATTCGTGAAGAGCAAGCCTCTATCCACGATGCCTATGTGCAGTTAACGACTCGTTATCGCCGTGATATTCCTCAGCTTTTTGTTTTTAACGCTTTATGTGTGATCAGCGATGGTGTGAATAACAAAATGGGTAACGTATTTGCGCCTTACGATTTTTATTACGCATGGCGCAAAATTACGGGTGATGAGTCAATTGAACAAGATGGCATTAATGCGCTTCACACCATGATACAAGGCTTGTTTGACAAAGAACGGCTGTGCGATGTCATTCGTAACTTTATCTACTTCCCTGATAAGTCAAAAGGTGAAGTGAAAATAGTATGCCGTTACCCACAATATTACGCAGCCAGAAAGCTTTTCGATAACATCAAAAAAGAACGTAAGGTTATTTCAGTTGATGGTAATGTTGAAGGTGGCAGTGGTAAAGGTGGTACATATTTTGGTGCTACCGGCTGTGGTAAAAGTTTTACCATGCAGTTTTTATCTCGCCTTTTAATGAAAAGTGTTGAGTTTGAAAGCCCGACTATTGTAGTTATCACTGACCGTACCGATTTGGACGATCAACTATCACAACAATTTGCTAATGCTAAAGCCTATATTGGTGATGAGCATATAGTGAGTGTTGAAAGTCGTGACCAATTAAGACAGTTACTAAAGGGTAGACAAAGTGGTGGCGTTTTCTTAACAACCATTCATAAGTTTACTGAAGATATTGAACTGTTAACCGAGCGTACCAACGTTATTTGTATCTCAGATGAAGCTCATCGCAGCCAAGTTAACTTAGACCAAAAGGTATCAATCACTGAAAAAGGTGTAAAACGCACTTTTGGCTTTGCTAAATATCTTCATGATTCATTACCAAACGCTACATTTGTTGGTTTTACCGGTACGCCAATTGATGCCACGCTAGATGTATTTGGTAAGGTGGTTGATGCCTATACCATGTCAGAGTCTGTTAAAGATGAAATTACCGTGCGTATTGTTTATGAAGGCCGTGCAGCAAAAGTATTATTGAATAACGCCAAGCTTGAAGAGATAGAAGCTTATTATAAGCAATGTGAGGAGTCTGGCAGTAACGAGCACCAGATAGAAGAGAGCAAGAAAGCGACATCGAGCATGAACTCGATATTGGGCGATCCTGATCGTATTCGTACTTTAGCTAAAGACTTCGTAGATCATTATGAGCAGCGTATAAAAGAAGGCTCAACCATCAAAGGTAAAGCCATGTTTGTGTCTAGCTCTCGTGAGATCGCATATTTGTTTTATCAAGAGCTGGAAGAAATACGCCCTGACTGGTTTGTAGTAAAAGAAGCTGAAGATATAGAGCTGTATTCAGAACAAGAGAAGAAGGGAGCCATCAGCGCTGGCAAATTAGCTAAGCCAATGGAACGTGTCAAAATGGTCATGACACGAGGTAAGGATGACCCAGAAGAACTTTATAATCTGCTAGGTACTAAAGAGTATCGTAAAGAGCTAGATCGTCAGTTTAAGAATGAAAAGTCTAACTTCAAAATCGCTATTGTTGTTGATATGTGGCTTACTGGTTTTGATGTACCATTTTTAGATACCATTTACATTGATAAACCACTTCAGAAGCACAACCTAATTCAGACTATTTCCCGTGTTAACCGTAAGTTCTCTGGTAAACATAAAGGCTTGGTTGTTGATTATATCGGCATTAAAACAGCGATGAATAAAGCGTTAGCTCAGTTCTCAAAGTCAGAAGACACTAACTTTGAAGATATCAATCAGTCGGTTATTGCTGTTAAAGATCATTTAGATCTGCTTAACCGCATCTTCCATAAATTCGATTCCTCGCCTTATTTCACTGGCAAGCCAGTGGCACAGTTAAATTGCTTAAATAATGCGGCTGAATTTGTACTATCTGTAGGCAAACTTGAGAAACGATTTATGGCGTTAGTTAAGCGCCTTAAAGCGGCTTATGATGTTTGTTGTGGTAGCGAGAAGCTATCTCAACAAGAACGTGATTTTATTCATTTCTATCTTGCTGTGCGCTCTATCATCTACAAGTTAACCAAAGGTGATGCACCTGACACAGCGCAAATGAACGCTAAAGTGCGAGAAATGATATCTGAGGCACTTAAGAGTGATGGTGTTGAAGAAATCTTCAAGCTTGGTGAAGGCGATGGTGAAATAGATATTTTTGATGAGGACTATTTAGCCAAAATCAGCAAAATAAAACTGCCAAATACTAAAATCATGCTGCTGCAAAAGATGCTTGCAAAGGCCATTGATGAGATGAAAAAGGTTAACCTTGCACAAGGTGTTGATTTTACCAAACGCTTTAAAGCCTTGGTTGATAAATATAATGAACGCAAAGAAGAAGATGTATTGGTAAGTGAAGTGCTTGAAGACTTCTCTGATGAAATCATCAATATGTTTACCGACTTAAAGACAGAGATGGACTCAAATGATGATTTGGGGATCAGTTTTGAAGAGAAAGCCTTTTATGACATTCTTAAATCATTGGCTGTTAAATATGACTTCTCTTATCCAGAAGACAAATTGATTGAGCTTGCTCAAGCGGTAAAAGAAGTTGTAGACGATAAGGCGAAGTACACAGACTGGAATAACCGAGATGATATTAAAGCAGAACTAAAAGTTGATTTAATTATGTTGCTTGCAAAATTTGGTTATCCACCAGTGAGTCGAGATGAAGTATACAAAGAGATATTTGCTCAAGCTGAAAACTTTAAGAAGAATAGATAA